The sequence ATGACGTAGTCGCAACGTGCCTCGCGCATTCCGCGACGCACCGCCGCGCCCTTACCCCGGTTTTCTCCCTGCCGAACAAGGCGCAGTTTCTTGAGGCCCAGTCCCTCCACCACGGCGCAAGTATCGTCGGCCGAACCGTCGTCCACAACAAGGATCTCCCCCACTTCGGGACGGCCGTCCACCAAACGAAGGATTTCGGCGATGCTCGCCCCCTCGTTGTAGGCGGGCACTACCACGGAAAGACAACCGGCCGGAATTTCGTGCTGTTTGCTCATGCTTGCTGCAGTGTAGTCCGATCAAATACGATTTCTGAAGTAGGCGATTGTTTCGACGAGTCCGTCGCGAAGCGATATCCGGGGTTCCCAGTTCAGCACGGAAATCGCGCGCGCGATGTCGGGCAGGCGGCGGCGGGGATCATCCTCGGGCAGGGCTTCCTGCGTGAGCGTGACGTCCACTCCCGTCAGCTCGCCCACCAGCAGGGCCAGCTCGCGCACGGTGTTCTCCACCGGGTTTCCCAGGTTCACCGGGCCGCCGGGGTTTTCCTCCGCCGCTTCGAGGGCCATCAAT comes from Chrysiogenia bacterium and encodes:
- a CDS encoding glycosyltransferase family 2 protein; this translates as MSKQHEIPAGCLSVVVPAYNEGASIAEILRLVDGRPEVGEILVVDDGSADDTCAVVEGLGLKKLRLVRQGENRGKGAAVRRGMREARCDYV